The window GCGCGGCGAAGTCGGGGTAGTCGCAGGGCTCCTCCGAACCAGTTCCGTAGTCCTTCACGGTGATTCCCTCGGCTTCGAGGAACGCGCGGATATTCTCCTTGAGCTGAAACCCGGCGTGATCGGAGGCAAGGGCAATGGATTTCACAAAAGTCACCCCCGGAGCCGGAAGTGGAAGGGCGGTACCCGAAAAACACTATTCGCCGCATTCCGCAAAGTCAAGCCAGTTGTCCCAAACACTTATTTCAGGGCTCCTTCCGGCGCTTTCACCTTGCAGGGAAACTGCTGTCCACAAACGCGCACGCAGGCGCCGCGCTTCACGCTCGCCCGCTGGACCGAGCCGGAACTCGCCGTGGCTTCCTTCAGGTAGGTCTGCCGGCAGGCCTCCTCGCAGCCCCAGCGCTGAAGGCCGCAGTCGCCCTTCTCACCGGCAGGAGAGGCGGCCTCGCGGGGGGCGGCGGGCTTGCCGGGCGCACCCGGACTCCCCGGCGTGCCGGGCGATCCGAGCGCCCGCGGCTGGACCGAGCGGGTATCGAGGCGCCCCGTCGGCTGACAGCGGAACTCCCCTGTCGCAAAAATCTTCACCTTCCGCGAGCCCGGCGGGCATTCGCTCTGCCCCCAGGCGGGAGAAAATATCCCCGCCGCCAGAATCGCGATCCCCGCCGCCGCGAGATGCATGCGCAAACTCCTTTTCTCCCCCCGCACAGTCTCCGGCCCTGCGGGCGAAGGGTCAAGCGTCAATCTGTGCCTCCGCTTCCACCGGGCCCAGCTCGACAACCGCGGGCGATCGGTCGAGAATCCGCCGCCCGGCCTCCTCCGCCACCCTGCGGAAAGCGTTCTCGGCCGCGAGGCGATCGCCCGCCTCGAGCGTCCGGCGCGCTTCGAGGAGATGAAGCACCAGCTCCACCCAGATCGGCTCCTCCCGGGACGCATGCGCCGCCTCGGCGCCGGCTTTGAGCCACTGCTGCGCTTCCTCCCAGTTGCCCGCCTCCATGTAGAGGGCGGCGGCCATGGCGGCCGGGAGCGGATCCTGCGGCCGGGAGCGGCTGGCGGCCGACATCGCCGCCGCCTGGCGCTTGAGGCCGTCCCCATCGGCGCCGCGGTGGAGCGACAAGATGCGGTGGAGGAAGCCTGGGGTGCCGAGTTCCTTGTAGCCCGCCTCCCAGGCGCGAAGGGCCTTGCGCTCGCGGCCATCGGCCAGAGAGACGTCCCCCAGGCGAAGGCGGGGCGCGCTATCGCCGGGATGGGCGCGGACGGCCTCCTCGAGAAGCGCCGCCGCCTGCCCTCCCCGGGCGCGGGAGATCAACTCCTCGGCCGCGGCGAGGCGGATCATCTGAAGGGCGCGGCGGTCGTTTTCCTTTTCCGCGGCGGTGCCCCCGAGCGGGGCGAGGCGTTCGGCAGGGGCCAGCGCCTCGGTCCATTTCCCCGCGCCCTGAAACAGGTCTCTGAGGCGGCGCAACGCCGCCGGATGGGGGTGGCTGCCGCCCAGGGAGCGGGCGAGCACCTTTTCGGCGTCATCCACCCGGCCCGAGGCTTCCAGATCGGCGGAGAGGCGCACCGCCAGATCGCCCGATTCGGGATCGAGGGCCTGGGCCCGGCCGTGCCACTTGAGGGCATCGCGGAAATCGCCGAGCTCGGCGGCGAGATCGCCCGCGAGGGTCATCGCCCCGGCATGGTGCGGATCTTTTCGGATGGCCTTGCGGGCGTGGCGCCGGGCGCGGCGGAGATTCCCCTCGCCCCGCAGCCGGAGCGCCAGCGAAAACCGTTGACGGGCGCGCTCGCGGCGCCATGTGCGGCGCCGCTCCCGCCAGCCGCGCAAGCCCTCGACCGAGGACCGGGTGAGGGACACGAGACTCGCCGTCAGCACCCCGAGCAGGGCGGCCCCCAGCACCAGGGCGGCCAGGGGGATATCGACCGTCCATCCCGCGGAAAGGCGGACGGAGATATTCGAGCGGTTGTAGTGGAGGAAATAAAGGGCCGCAAGAATCGGCCCGAACAATGCCGCGATGAGGCGGAGCGTCATCAGCGCACCCGGCTCGGAGCGGGGTTAGCCCATGGCGCGTCTGACCCGCTCCATTTCGTTTTGCGCCGCCACCGTATATCTCGCATAGGGAATCGCCTCAAGGCGGGTAAAAGGAATCGGCTCACCGCTTTCCTCGCAGATGCCGTAGGTTCCGTCTTCTACCCGCCCGAAGGCCGCCTCGACCTCGCGCAGGCGCTCGCGCTCGCGCTCTCCCAGTTGCATGATCACCTGCTGGGAGTAGGTAGCGGCCGCCATGTCGCCGATGTCCTGGATGCCGTCATCGCCCATCTCCTTGGAGAGACTCTTGTTCGCGGCCACATCGCCGAGAATATCGCGGCGGACTTCGAGGAGTCTTTTCTTGATTATTTCAATTTCCTTCTTTTTTAAATGTTTCACGCGATTACCTCATCAGCCTTCCGAAGTCTGGACAGACTTGGGAGGGGACAATTGAAAGCTCGGGGCGTGGCCCCAAAGATCTTCAAGCCGGTAGAAACGGCGGGTTTCCTCCTGAAATACATGGGCGATGATGTCGCCGAAGTCAATGAGTACCCAACTGGCCTCATTCAGGCCCTCGACATACAGAGGCCGATCACCCAGCTCCTTGAGCTGCTCCTCGATGGCTTCGGCGATGGCGGCCACCTGCCGGGCGTTGGTGGCCGAGCAGATGAAGAAAACATCGGCCTCCGAGGAAAGCCCCCGAAGATCGAGAAGAACCGGGGCGCTTGCCTTCTTGGATTCTGCCGCAATGAGAAGTCCTTCCAGGCGCCGTTCCAGGGATTCGATCTGAAGTGCCCTCCTTGTGTTTACCGCGGCCCGGGCTTCGGGCTTCCGAAAAGGCCGCGGCAGATTATAAAAAGTTCGACCGGCGAAGGCAATAAATATCGCAGCGAGCCGCCCGCCCGGGCCCGGGCCCGGATGTCCGTGCCGGAGATCTCGAAATGGGTGATCGGAACGAAATTTATAACCTTCTTAGAATCAACGAATTGAAACTCACTATCTCCAGTGGATTCGAATGAAATTCCGCCCGGCCGGAAGGGCGCGAGGCGCTCCTTGAGGGTGCGGAGCACCTCTTCGGCGCTCTGACCCATCCGCAGGGTCACCGCAAAATTCGTCACTTCGAGCAGCTCAAGCGGCGCGCGCCAGATGTGGAGCTCGGCGAAGGCGTCCGCCCCGATGATGAAAAAGGTCTCCTTTCCCCGGCAGGGCCCCGCCTGCAGAGCGCAGAGGGTGTCGATCGTATAGGACACGCCCCCGCGTTCGATTTCGATCGGGTCGGACACGAAGCGCGGGTTGTCTTCGCAGGCCAGGCGCACCATCTCGAACCGGTCTTCTGCCGGTGCGATCTCGCCCTCTTCCTTGTGGGCCGGCTGCGCCAGCGGGATGAGGCGCACCTCCTCCAGGCCAAGCGCCTCGCAGACCTCCTCGGCCGGCCGCAGATGCCCGTAATGGATGGGATTGAACGTTCCCCCCAGGATGCCGACCCTGCCCTTCGCGGGCTCACTCATGAATCACCAGGTTGTTGCGGTGAATGATCTCGTCATAGTCCTTGCCACCCAGGATGGCGGCGATTTCGCTCGAGTGCTTTCCGGCGATTTGGGACACCTCGTCCGCGGCGTAGTTCGCGAGCCCCTGTGCCAGGGCTTTCCCATTGCTGTCGCGGATCTCGACCGGATCGCCGAAGCGGAAATCCCCGCCCACGCCGGTGACGCCGCGGGGGAGCAGGCTCTTCCCCTGCTTGAGAAGCGCCCTGACTGCGCCATCGTCGATCCGGATCCACCCCTTGGGAGAGATCGTGGTTCCGATCCATCCCTTGCGCCCGCGGAGCCGCGTCCCGTTCGGCACGAACAGGGTTCCTACCCGCTCGCCGCCCACGGCGCGGAGAATCACCCGCGGCACCCGCCCCCGGACGATGAGGGTCGAGATCCCGACACGGTTGAGCACCTTGACGGCCTTCATCTTGGCCAGCATCCCCCCGTGCGCGAGCGGGTTCACGCTCAAGCCGGCGCCCTTCATGACCTTGGCCGGCAGCCCTTCCACCCGGTCCAGGAGCTGGGCCCGGGGGTTCTTCCGCGGATCCTCATCGTAGAGGCCATCCACATCCGAGAGGATGACCACCAGCTCCGCCCCCACCATCTGCGCCACCTGGGCCGCGAGCGTATCGTTGTCCCCGAAGCGAATCTCTTCGACCGAAACCGAGTCGTTCTCGTTCACGATGGGCACCACCCCCCGCGCCAGAAGCGCCTCGAAGGTGTGGCAGGCATTCAGGTAGCGCGTCCGCACGTCCAGATCGGCATGGGTGAGCAGAATCTGTGCGATCTCCACTCCCCTGCGCTTGAAGGCGCGGCCGTAGGCCTCCATCAGAATCGGCTGGCCGACCGCCGCCGCCGCCTGCCGCTCGCGCATTTCGCGCGGGACGCTCTTCCAGAGAAGGCGCTTGACGCCCGCCGCAATGGCGCCCGAGGACACCAGGACCACCTCGCGGCCCGCGGCGCGGAGCTCGACCACTTGGCCCGCAATCCGGCCGAGAACACGGCGGTTCACCCCCCGCTCCTCCGGCGTGGTAAAGACGGAGCTCCCCACCTTGACCACAACCCTCCGGCTCTTCAGGGCCGGCTCCTCCCTTCGGCTGGAATCACGCTTCACCGATCCACTCCTTCGGCTTCATCGGAAAATTCCAGGGAGAGCCTCTCCCGGC of the bacterium genome contains:
- a CDS encoding TraR/DksA family transcriptional regulator encodes the protein MKHLKKKEIEIIKKRLLEVRRDILGDVAANKSLSKEMGDDGIQDIGDMAAATYSQQVIMQLGERERERLREVEAAFGRVEDGTYGICEESGEPIPFTRLEAIPYARYTVAAQNEMERVRRAMG
- the rsfS gene encoding ribosome silencing factor, whose translation is MERRLEGLLIAAESKKASAPVLLDLRGLSSEADVFFICSATNARQVAAIAEAIEEQLKELGDRPLYVEGLNEASWVLIDFGDIIAHVFQEETRRFYRLEDLWGHAPSFQLSPPKSVQTSEG
- the nadD gene encoding nicotinate-nucleotide adenylyltransferase, with the protein product MSEPAKGRVGILGGTFNPIHYGHLRPAEEVCEALGLEEVRLIPLAQPAHKEEGEIAPAEDRFEMVRLACEDNPRFVSDPIEIERGGVSYTIDTLCALQAGPCRGKETFFIIGADAFAELHIWRAPLELLEVTNFAVTLRMGQSAEEVLRTLKERLAPFRPGGISFESTGDSEFQFVDSKKVINFVPITHFEISGTDIRARARAGGSLRYLLPSPVELFIICRGLFGSPKPGPR
- the proB gene encoding glutamate 5-kinase, which gives rise to MKRDSSRREEPALKSRRVVVKVGSSVFTTPEERGVNRRVLGRIAGQVVELRAAGREVVLVSSGAIAAGVKRLLWKSVPREMRERQAAAAVGQPILMEAYGRAFKRRGVEIAQILLTHADLDVRTRYLNACHTFEALLARGVVPIVNENDSVSVEEIRFGDNDTLAAQVAQMVGAELVVILSDVDGLYDEDPRKNPRAQLLDRVEGLPAKVMKGAGLSVNPLAHGGMLAKMKAVKVLNRVGISTLIVRGRVPRVILRAVGGERVGTLFVPNGTRLRGRKGWIGTTISPKGWIRIDDGAVRALLKQGKSLLPRGVTGVGGDFRFGDPVEIRDSNGKALAQGLANYAADEVSQIAGKHSSEIAAILGGKDYDEIIHRNNLVIHE